From Streptosporangium album, the proteins below share one genomic window:
- a CDS encoding Fic family protein, with protein sequence MSDPLAVIAELPGVPEAVIDARKAVDRLYGHRVLRRKSPEVSARSALRGARASAALEGVDIPLEAIPEAVDPVVQGALRVSAELGRLGPTWRAAPRQVLARLHTLAAAGLTENLGRPRVGVEAPDLLGLGAAPGPEETVARVDGLVDLVTRASTAPALVLAAIVHAELAVLRPFGSADGMVARAAERLTLVEFGLDPKSLAVVELGHLELGPAYGESLRAYLNGTPEGVATWVRHCASAVTLGVREATAICEAMQRG encoded by the coding sequence TTGGCTGTCATCGCCGAACTACCCGGAGTGCCCGAGGCGGTCATCGACGCGCGCAAGGCTGTGGACCGTCTCTACGGACATCGCGTGCTACGGCGCAAGAGCCCGGAGGTCTCGGCCAGGTCGGCCCTGCGCGGTGCCCGCGCGTCCGCCGCTCTGGAGGGTGTGGACATCCCGCTCGAGGCCATCCCGGAGGCCGTCGACCCCGTCGTCCAGGGCGCGCTGCGCGTGTCGGCCGAGTTGGGGCGCCTCGGCCCGACCTGGCGCGCGGCCCCGCGCCAGGTGCTGGCCAGGCTGCACACCCTCGCCGCCGCCGGCCTCACGGAGAATCTCGGCCGTCCCCGTGTCGGCGTCGAAGCGCCCGACCTCCTCGGCCTGGGCGCGGCTCCGGGGCCCGAGGAGACCGTGGCCCGCGTGGACGGGCTGGTCGATCTGGTGACGCGGGCCTCCACGGCGCCCGCGCTGGTGCTCGCCGCCATCGTGCACGCGGAGCTGGCGGTGCTCCGGCCGTTCGGGTCGGCGGACGGGATGGTCGCACGGGCGGCGGAACGGCTGACACTGGTGGAGTTCGGCCTGGATCCGAAGTCGCTGGCCGTCGTCGAGCTGGGCCATCTCGAACTCGGACCGGCATACGGCGAGAGCCTGAGGGCCTACCTGAACGGCACCCCGGAGGGGGTCGCGACGTGGGTGCGGCACTGCGCCTCGGCGGTCACGCTGGGTGTCCGAGAGGCCACCGCGATCTGTGAGGCCATGCAGCGCGGCTGA
- the ssd gene encoding septum site-determining protein Ssd, with the protein MDRPLVITEDHDLLDDLLRVAAAAGAELDVAHVPAHARPYWNRAPLVVVGSDMADALAATGPPPRHRVILVTRTPEEPDTWRKCVTVGAQAVLELPSEERRLVDEFADVVEPAARAGLVVCVAGGRGGAGASVLATSLALSASRQRLRTLLVDADPLGGGLDLLLGQEEADGARWSDLVAREGRVSFTALQAALPTIAELTLLSFHRGEVEPIPAEAMRSVLEAGRRGFDLVVVDLPRHPDSAAAEALSRASITLLVVTADVRGVLAAAQVLAGLRRHTGDVRAVVRSGVLDDEVVTTSLNVSYAGALPDQPRLTAALSRGDVPPLGRRTPLGRFCASFLHSTLGPET; encoded by the coding sequence TTGGACCGCCCGTTGGTCATCACCGAGGACCACGACCTGCTTGACGACCTGCTCCGCGTTGCCGCCGCGGCCGGAGCAGAGCTTGACGTCGCGCATGTGCCCGCACACGCCCGGCCCTACTGGAACCGAGCCCCCCTGGTCGTCGTCGGCAGTGACATGGCCGATGCCCTGGCCGCCACCGGGCCCCCGCCCAGGCATCGCGTCATCCTGGTCACCCGCACCCCCGAAGAGCCTGACACCTGGCGAAAATGCGTCACGGTCGGTGCCCAGGCCGTGCTGGAGTTGCCCTCGGAAGAGCGACGGCTCGTCGACGAGTTCGCCGACGTCGTGGAGCCGGCGGCCAGAGCGGGGCTTGTGGTGTGCGTCGCCGGTGGACGCGGGGGAGCCGGTGCCAGCGTCCTGGCCACCTCACTGGCACTGAGCGCCTCCCGGCAGCGCCTCCGCACCCTCCTCGTCGACGCCGATCCGCTCGGCGGCGGCCTGGATCTGCTTCTCGGCCAAGAGGAGGCCGACGGAGCACGCTGGTCCGACCTGGTCGCCCGTGAGGGCCGGGTCAGCTTCACCGCGCTTCAGGCCGCTCTGCCCACCATCGCCGAGTTGACCCTGCTCTCCTTCCACCGCGGCGAGGTCGAGCCCATTCCGGCCGAGGCGATGCGTTCGGTCCTCGAAGCCGGTCGACGAGGCTTTGACCTGGTGGTCGTCGATCTGCCACGCCACCCCGACAGCGCCGCTGCCGAGGCGCTGAGCAGGGCATCCATCACTTTGCTGGTCGTCACCGCCGACGTCCGCGGAGTGCTCGCCGCGGCGCAGGTGCTCGCCGGGCTGCGCAGGCACACCGGTGATGTGCGGGCCGTCGTGCGTAGCGGTGTCCTGGACGACGAGGTGGTCACGACCTCGCTCAACGTTTCGTACGCCGGCGCCCTCCCCGATCAGCCACGCCTCACCGCCGCTCTCAGCCGTGGCGACGTCCCTCCACTCGGACGCCGGACCCCCCTCGGCCGGTTCTGCGCCTCGTTCCTGCACTCGACGCTCGGGCCGGAGACATGA
- a CDS encoding TadA family conjugal transfer-associated ATPase — MRQPAIATAVSSELVEAVRVRLARAGVEPSAAHVAVALRAERAVLGDAEILAVARVLCADLIGAGPLEPLLAEPEVTDVLVNGPREVWVDDGHGLRRTSVAFPGEEAVRRLAQRLASAAGRRLDDASPYVDARLAGGVRLHAVLPPVAAGGTCLSLRLPPRRTFTLPDLVGAGTIRTDTVPVLTAVIESRLAFLVTGGTGTGKTTLLSALLSLADPGDRLLLVEDSAELRPIHPHVVRLESRPANLEGAGGVCLRDLVRQALRMRPDRLVVGEVRGAEVVDLLAALNTGHEGGCGTLHANTATDVPPRLEALACAAGLSREAVHSQIAAALDAVIHLTRDHADGRRRVAEICMMTRRPSGLVEAEPALVFSPDGCATTGPGFAALMARAPGLSAFSGSVRGPCGPARPGRRHERSEGSATTCLSPGSSSPGVVGALP, encoded by the coding sequence ATGAGGCAGCCTGCCATCGCGACCGCGGTCTCATCCGAACTGGTCGAAGCGGTCCGCGTACGGCTGGCCCGGGCCGGGGTCGAACCCAGCGCCGCGCACGTCGCGGTCGCGCTCCGGGCGGAGCGGGCGGTGCTCGGCGACGCGGAGATCCTGGCTGTGGCCCGTGTCCTGTGTGCCGATCTGATCGGCGCGGGCCCGCTGGAGCCGCTGCTCGCCGAGCCCGAGGTCACCGATGTGCTGGTGAACGGTCCGCGCGAGGTGTGGGTCGACGACGGTCATGGTCTGCGCCGGACCTCGGTCGCGTTCCCCGGGGAGGAGGCGGTCCGGCGGCTCGCCCAGCGCCTTGCCTCCGCGGCGGGCAGGCGTCTTGACGACGCTTCCCCCTACGTCGACGCACGGCTGGCCGGAGGCGTCCGGCTTCACGCCGTCCTGCCGCCGGTGGCGGCCGGTGGCACCTGCCTGTCCCTGCGGCTTCCTCCTCGCCGCACCTTCACCCTCCCCGACCTGGTCGGAGCCGGCACGATCAGGACCGACACCGTCCCCGTGCTCACCGCGGTCATCGAGTCACGGCTCGCCTTCCTCGTCACCGGTGGCACAGGCACAGGAAAGACGACCCTGCTGTCGGCCCTGCTCTCCCTGGCCGACCCCGGCGATCGGCTGCTGCTGGTCGAGGATTCGGCCGAGCTGAGACCGATCCACCCCCATGTCGTGCGCCTGGAGTCCCGTCCGGCCAACCTCGAGGGGGCGGGCGGCGTCTGTCTGCGTGATCTCGTCCGTCAGGCCCTGCGCATGCGCCCCGACCGTCTCGTCGTCGGAGAGGTCAGGGGAGCGGAAGTCGTCGATCTTCTCGCCGCTCTCAACACCGGCCACGAGGGAGGGTGTGGCACCCTTCACGCCAACACCGCGACCGACGTGCCACCCCGGCTGGAGGCCCTGGCCTGCGCCGCCGGTCTCAGCCGGGAGGCGGTTCACAGCCAGATCGCCGCGGCTCTGGACGCTGTCATCCACCTGACCCGCGACCATGCCGACGGCCGCCGCCGGGTCGCTGAGATCTGCATGATGACCCGCCGTCCCTCAGGTCTGGTCGAGGCCGAACCCGCCCTCGTCTTCTCCCCGGACGGCTGTGCGACCACCGGCCCGGGATTCGCCGCCCTGATGGCGCGAGCCCCCGGCCTCTCCGCCTTCTCCGGCTCTGTGCGTGGCCCATGCGGGCCCGCCCGGCCGGGCCGTCGCCACGAGCGCTCGGAAGGTTCCGCCACGACATGTTTGTCTCCGGGCAGTTCCTCCCCGGGTGTCGTCGGAGCACTGCCATGA
- a CDS encoding type II secretion system F family protein yields MTAVAVLLATLAVWLWAGPDPGTARLRRMRHRSRGGSRPLRARIAGRSRPSKRAAAWRAASIELCQGLAAELAAGRTAGEALARAVSAAGFPDPVALRPLIAAARDGGDVPAALLAAAPEQGGEAFRRLAACWQVSVTVGAALSVLVDRVAASLREAQAHRQDVAGQLAGPRATARLLAGLPALGLLMAAGLGMRPLHFLFGSPVGAACLALGLALDGCGLWWTHHLVTRARQS; encoded by the coding sequence ATGACGGCGGTGGCCGTGCTCCTCGCCACCCTGGCTGTCTGGCTGTGGGCCGGGCCCGATCCGGGAACGGCCCGGCTGCGGCGCATGCGGCACCGCTCTCGGGGCGGGTCCCGTCCGCTGAGAGCGAGGATCGCCGGCCGGTCGCGGCCTTCCAAACGTGCGGCCGCCTGGCGGGCCGCGTCGATCGAGCTGTGCCAGGGACTCGCGGCCGAGTTGGCCGCCGGCCGGACGGCAGGTGAGGCACTGGCCCGGGCGGTGTCGGCTGCGGGCTTTCCCGATCCGGTGGCGCTGAGGCCATTGATCGCCGCGGCGAGGGACGGCGGTGACGTCCCGGCCGCGCTGCTGGCAGCGGCGCCGGAGCAGGGAGGTGAGGCCTTCCGGCGGCTGGCCGCCTGCTGGCAGGTCAGTGTGACCGTCGGGGCGGCTCTGTCCGTTCTGGTCGATCGCGTGGCCGCTTCTCTCCGGGAAGCCCAGGCTCACCGTCAGGATGTCGCCGGGCAGCTCGCCGGTCCGCGCGCCACCGCCCGCCTGCTGGCCGGGCTGCCGGCGCTCGGCCTGTTGATGGCGGCGGGTCTGGGCATGCGCCCGCTGCACTTCCTGTTCGGCAGTCCGGTGGGTGCGGCCTGCCTGGCACTCGGCCTCGCACTCGACGGCTGTGGTCTGTGGTGGACGCATCACCTGGTCACCCGCGCGCGGCAGTCCTGA
- a CDS encoding type II secretion system F family protein, producing MITLLAGALAGLAGWLWASPVDPARRLRRVRLLPSPPAPAVPAMPKVREPSFFPHLRGARDSREKRWPSRGEAMLSIAIGLMAFLVVGGVPGVCVGMVGSAVTLMAVQRREPLRSRREHGRVAADLPLAADLMAACMRAGQPVAGAIDVTVEAIGGPLGDRLAWVSVQLRLGAAPEDTWQALAADRALAPMARAMSRAALSGAPVADVLTRLSDDSRHAARAMSSAAARRVGVQAVAPLGLCFLPAFVFLGIVPVVAGLAGDVLLP from the coding sequence ATGATCACTCTGCTTGCCGGTGCGCTCGCCGGACTCGCCGGATGGCTGTGGGCCTCACCGGTTGATCCTGCTCGGCGACTGCGGCGGGTTCGGCTGCTGCCGTCCCCTCCGGCCCCGGCGGTTCCGGCGATGCCGAAAGTACGGGAGCCCTCGTTCTTCCCCCATCTGAGGGGAGCCCGTGATTCACGGGAAAAGCGATGGCCGAGCCGGGGAGAGGCGATGCTCTCGATCGCCATCGGGCTGATGGCGTTCCTCGTTGTCGGTGGAGTGCCAGGCGTCTGCGTGGGAATGGTCGGCTCCGCCGTCACACTGATGGCCGTCCAGCGACGAGAGCCGCTCCGTTCGCGCAGGGAACACGGCCGGGTGGCGGCGGACCTCCCGCTGGCGGCCGACCTCATGGCCGCCTGCATGCGTGCCGGTCAGCCGGTCGCGGGGGCCATCGACGTCACCGTCGAGGCGATCGGCGGGCCACTCGGTGATCGGCTGGCCTGGGTGAGCGTGCAGCTCAGACTGGGCGCCGCGCCAGAGGACACCTGGCAGGCCCTTGCGGCCGACCGCGCATTGGCTCCGATGGCCCGCGCCATGAGCCGGGCCGCACTCAGCGGCGCCCCGGTGGCCGATGTTCTCACCAGGCTGTCCGACGACTCCCGGCACGCGGCACGCGCCATGTCGTCGGCGGCAGCCCGGCGGGTCGGGGTTCAGGCCGTCGCTCCGCTGGGGCTCTGTTTCCTGCCGGCCTTCGTCTTTCTCGGCATCGTCCCCGTGGTCGCCGGTCTCGCCGGTGACGTGCTGCTCCCCTGA
- a CDS encoding MerR family transcriptional regulator, whose protein sequence is MGRVPPASADKFDDDDYPAYSMGRAAEILDVTPAFLRSLGAAKLIEPQRSGGGHRRYSRYQLRLAARARELVDQGTALESACRIIVLEDQLAEALRLNAELTERDRSA, encoded by the coding sequence ATGGGGCGGGTTCCTCCGGCTTCGGCCGACAAGTTCGACGACGATGACTATCCGGCTTACTCCATGGGCCGCGCCGCCGAAATCCTCGACGTCACTCCCGCGTTTCTGCGTAGCCTGGGCGCGGCGAAACTGATCGAGCCTCAGCGGTCGGGCGGCGGTCATCGCCGCTATTCCCGTTACCAGCTCCGCCTGGCCGCTCGCGCGCGCGAACTGGTCGATCAGGGCACCGCTCTGGAATCTGCCTGCCGCATCATCGTTTTGGAAGATCAATTGGCGGAGGCGCTGCGGCTCAACGCCGAGCTGACGGAACGCGACAGATCAGCGTGA
- a CDS encoding DUF4244 domain-containing protein, with the protein MARSTGGVRRDRLRWLRARWALLAAETGRDRGMSTAEYAVGTIAACAFAALLFKVVTSSEVQQMISGLINRALNVAG; encoded by the coding sequence ATGGCTCGATCGACCGGCGGCGTCCGACGTGACAGGTTGCGGTGGCTGCGTGCCCGTTGGGCGCTGCTGGCCGCAGAAACGGGCCGCGATCGGGGCATGTCCACCGCTGAATACGCGGTCGGCACGATCGCCGCCTGCGCCTTCGCCGCCCTGCTCTTCAAGGTGGTGACGAGTTCCGAGGTCCAGCAGATGATCTCAGGTCTGATCAACCGAGCACTGAATGTGGCCGGATGA
- a CDS encoding TadE family type IV pilus minor pilin, with protein MTSTGPGDPARRSRGSVTAETAVVLPALVVMLAAALWAVAAVGAQLECVDAARAGARAASRGESLEQVRGGVRSAAPAGAHVVVSRSAETTRVEVSALVRPRWGVSLPSVTVRATAVSATEPGAGP; from the coding sequence ATGACCTCCACGGGGCCGGGCGACCCTGCCCGCCGATCGAGGGGGTCGGTCACCGCGGAGACCGCCGTGGTCCTGCCTGCGCTCGTGGTGATGCTGGCCGCCGCCCTGTGGGCGGTGGCGGCGGTCGGGGCCCAGCTGGAATGTGTGGACGCGGCCCGAGCGGGAGCTCGGGCCGCGTCACGAGGCGAGTCGCTGGAGCAGGTGCGGGGTGGTGTCCGCTCGGCCGCCCCGGCGGGTGCGCATGTCGTGGTGTCCCGGAGCGCGGAGACGACCCGGGTGGAGGTGTCCGCGCTTGTCAGGCCCCGCTGGGGCGTCTCGCTGCCGAGCGTCACCGTCCGCGCGACCGCGGTCTCCGCCACCGAGCCGGGAGCCGGACCATGA
- a CDS encoding DEAD/DEAH box helicase, which yields MPDWKPVTPLSSSSIRAGDALAYLLGVSARRERVTHVEHVPARQAGQVRWPDWVHESLVTRWANHGISGLWPHQAEAAELLHRGRNVIIATGTASGKSLSYLVPALSTVLEGGTILYLTPTKALAADQLRALNELDVPELRAATFDGDTSFEERAWVRKHANYVLTNPDMLHRTLLPRHSQWSSFWRRLRMVVVDECHGYRGVFGSHVAQILRRLRRICTRYGSSPTFLLSSATASEPGTFATRLTGLQMAEVTADASPRGATTFALWEPPLTDLRGEGGAPVRRPATAESADLLADLMIADVRTLAFVRSRRAAEAVALTTRAKLQDLVVDVGAPGDLPDKVAAYRAGYLAEDRRGLEKAFRSGDLLGLATTNALELGVDVSGLDAVLIAGWPGTRASLWQQAGRAGRAGQDALAVLVARDDPLDTYLVHHPEALFGRPVEAIVLDPDNPYVLGPHLCAAASEIPLSRDELEIFGPTIKEVLADLVRDGLLRERAAGWFWTSRERATDLADIRGAGGAPVQVVEVSTGRLLGTVDEPSAHTSVHTGAVYVHQGETYLVVELDLQAGVALVEAETPDYTTFARDVTDVSVLESLRSHPLGPGELHFGSVEVTRQVVSYIKRRAQSGELLGDEPLDLPPRTLRTRAVWWTLPTSEITSLVEDGLDLGGAAHAAEHASIGLLPLFATCDRWDIGGVSTELHPDTGLLTVFVYDGHEGGAGFAERGYARALDWLTATREAIASCECERGCPSCIQSPKCGNGNEPLDKAGALRLLAVLLSADPRET from the coding sequence ATGCCAGACTGGAAACCAGTGACTCCGCTCTCATCCTCCTCGATCCGGGCCGGTGACGCGCTCGCCTACCTGCTCGGCGTTTCCGCACGTCGCGAACGCGTGACTCACGTGGAGCACGTTCCAGCACGTCAGGCGGGTCAAGTCCGCTGGCCGGACTGGGTTCACGAGAGCCTGGTTACGCGCTGGGCGAACCACGGGATTTCGGGCCTGTGGCCACATCAGGCCGAAGCAGCCGAACTCCTTCATCGTGGTCGAAACGTGATCATTGCCACAGGGACCGCCTCGGGCAAATCCCTTTCCTACCTGGTCCCGGCCCTCTCCACGGTGCTGGAAGGGGGCACGATCCTTTACCTCACGCCTACCAAGGCGCTGGCCGCCGACCAGCTCCGCGCCCTGAACGAGTTGGACGTCCCCGAGCTCCGCGCGGCCACCTTCGACGGCGACACCTCCTTCGAGGAACGGGCCTGGGTCCGCAAGCACGCCAACTACGTCCTCACCAACCCGGACATGCTCCACCGCACCCTCCTTCCTCGTCACTCTCAGTGGTCGTCCTTCTGGCGACGGCTGCGGATGGTCGTCGTGGACGAATGTCATGGCTATCGGGGTGTGTTCGGCTCCCACGTGGCCCAGATCCTGCGCCGTCTGCGCCGGATCTGCACGAGGTACGGATCCAGCCCGACCTTCCTGCTCTCCTCTGCCACGGCCAGCGAACCCGGGACCTTCGCGACGCGTCTGACCGGCCTCCAGATGGCCGAGGTGACCGCGGACGCCTCACCCCGGGGAGCGACCACCTTCGCCCTGTGGGAGCCTCCCCTGACCGATCTGCGCGGCGAGGGCGGCGCCCCCGTCCGTCGTCCCGCGACAGCCGAGAGTGCCGACCTCCTCGCGGATCTGATGATCGCCGACGTCCGCACCCTGGCATTCGTCCGCTCCCGCCGTGCCGCCGAGGCCGTGGCCCTCACCACCCGGGCGAAACTTCAGGACCTCGTGGTCGACGTGGGGGCGCCGGGAGACCTGCCGGACAAGGTGGCGGCCTACCGCGCCGGGTATCTGGCGGAGGACCGCCGGGGGCTGGAGAAGGCGTTCCGGTCGGGCGACCTGCTCGGACTGGCGACGACGAACGCGCTGGAACTCGGCGTCGACGTGTCCGGGCTGGACGCCGTGCTCATCGCAGGTTGGCCGGGAACCCGGGCATCACTCTGGCAGCAGGCAGGACGGGCTGGACGCGCCGGGCAGGACGCCCTGGCGGTGTTGGTCGCCAGGGACGATCCGCTGGACACATATCTGGTGCACCATCCCGAGGCACTGTTCGGCCGGCCCGTCGAGGCGATCGTGCTCGATCCCGACAATCCCTATGTGCTGGGTCCGCATCTGTGCGCCGCCGCCTCCGAGATCCCGCTCTCCCGGGACGAACTGGAGATCTTCGGCCCGACCATCAAGGAGGTGCTCGCCGACCTCGTCAGAGACGGCCTGCTCAGAGAGCGTGCCGCCGGCTGGTTCTGGACCAGCCGGGAACGGGCCACCGACCTAGCCGACATCCGAGGGGCGGGCGGCGCGCCGGTCCAGGTCGTGGAGGTGTCCACCGGTCGGCTGCTCGGCACGGTGGACGAACCCTCAGCCCACACGAGCGTGCACACCGGTGCCGTCTACGTCCATCAGGGGGAGACGTATCTGGTCGTCGAGCTCGATCTGCAGGCGGGTGTCGCTCTCGTCGAGGCCGAAACCCCCGACTACACGACCTTCGCCAGAGACGTCACCGACGTCTCGGTCCTTGAGTCCCTCCGCTCTCATCCGCTCGGCCCGGGAGAACTCCACTTCGGCTCGGTGGAGGTCACCCGGCAGGTCGTGTCCTACATCAAGCGCCGCGCTCAGAGCGGCGAACTCCTCGGCGACGAGCCTCTCGATCTGCCCCCGCGCACGTTGCGCACCCGCGCGGTGTGGTGGACGTTGCCCACCTCCGAGATCACCTCTCTGGTCGAGGACGGTCTGGACCTGGGCGGGGCCGCGCACGCGGCGGAGCACGCCTCCATCGGCCTGCTGCCGCTCTTCGCGACCTGTGACCGCTGGGACATCGGTGGCGTCTCCACCGAACTGCACCCCGACACCGGGCTGCTCACCGTCTTCGTCTACGACGGCCACGAGGGCGGCGCGGGCTTCGCCGAACGTGGCTATGCCCGCGCCCTCGACTGGCTCACGGCCACCCGTGAGGCCATCGCCTCCTGCGAGTGCGAACGCGGCTGCCCCTCCTGCATCCAGTCACCCAAGTGCGGCAACGGCAACGAACCGCTGGACAAGGCGGGCGCCCTCCGCCTCCTCGCCGTGCTGCTCTCCGCCGACCCGCGCGAAACGTGA
- a CDS encoding STAS domain-containing protein — protein MDLKLDHHSEDRLTIVEVEGEIDVYTAPRLRELLIDLVNKGNFHLLVNMEKVDFLDSTGLGVLVGGLKRVRAHDGSLELVCTQERILKIFRITGLTKVFGIYASVDEAKEAHGRDK, from the coding sequence GTGGATCTGAAGTTGGACCACCATTCCGAGGACCGTCTCACCATCGTTGAGGTCGAGGGTGAGATCGATGTCTACACCGCGCCCAGATTGCGTGAGCTCCTGATCGATCTGGTCAACAAGGGGAACTTCCACCTCCTGGTCAACATGGAGAAGGTCGACTTCCTTGACTCAACGGGCCTTGGTGTCCTGGTCGGCGGGCTCAAGCGAGTTCGGGCGCACGACGGCTCACTGGAGCTGGTCTGCACCCAGGAGCGCATCCTGAAGATTTTCCGGATCACTGGGCTGACCAAGGTCTTCGGGATCTACGCCTCGGTGGATGAGGCCAAGGAAGCCCACGGTCGAGACAAGTAG
- a CDS encoding ATP-binding protein, translated as MATVELTFSALPAHVRTARLVATAIARRAGVAESLLDEVRLAVGEACSRAVEAHRLHCPGEPIRIELRDDLGRFEVTVTDSAPSDELEQERELSRIDDPLGQLPDTLMSGFGIAVIVGLADDVQVYPSQKGMRIRMSWPAATNGLYPG; from the coding sequence GTGGCTACCGTCGAGCTGACGTTCAGCGCTCTCCCCGCGCACGTGCGCACGGCACGCCTGGTCGCCACGGCGATCGCCAGGCGCGCCGGTGTGGCGGAGTCGCTGCTGGACGAGGTGCGGCTCGCCGTCGGTGAGGCGTGCTCCCGAGCCGTCGAGGCGCACCGCCTCCACTGTCCGGGAGAGCCGATCCGCATCGAGCTACGTGATGATCTGGGGCGGTTCGAGGTGACTGTCACCGACTCCGCCCCGAGTGATGAGCTGGAGCAGGAACGCGAGCTGTCACGGATCGACGATCCGCTCGGACAGCTTCCCGATACGCTGATGTCCGGTTTCGGCATCGCGGTCATCGTGGGACTGGCCGACGACGTCCAGGTCTACCCGAGTCAGAAAGGCATGCGCATCCGCATGAGCTGGCCCGCGGCGACCAACGGCCTGTATCCGGGCTGA